Genomic window (Kosakonia sp. BYX6):
GGCGGTGATTTCCGCCGCCAGCAGGCACATGATGATGCCGTCTTTATCCGTTGACCACGGCGTACCGTCGAAACGCAGGAAAGACGCCCCTGCACTCTCTTCCCCGCCGAAACCGAAGCTGCCATCGTGCAGGCCATCAACAAACCATTTAAAGCCTACTGGCACTTCCACCAGCTTACGGCCTAAATCGTTGACCACGCGGTCGATCATCGCAGACGAAACCAGCGTTTTACCGACTGCCACCTCTTTGCCCCACTGCGGGCGATGCTGGAACAGATAGTTAATGGCGACAGCCAGATAGTGGTTCGGGTTCATCAAGCCAGCCGGCGTGACAATACCGTGACGGTCGTAGTCCGGGTCGTTGGCGAAAGCCAGATCGAACTTATCACGCAGCGCCAGCAGGCCTGCCATCGCGCATTCGGAAGAGCAATCCATGCGGATCGCGCCGTCTTTGTCGAGGTGCATAAAGCGGAAAGTCTGATCAACCTGATCGTTAACAATCGTCAGGTTCAACTTGTAGTGCTCGGCAATGCGTTTCCAGTACTCGATACCGGAACCGCCAAGCGGATCGACACCCAGCGTCAGGCCCGCTTTCTGAATCGCCGCCATATCGACGATATCGGCCAACCCTTCGATAAACGGCTGCACCAGATCTTTTTCTGTCACATGACCGGAGGCCAGCGCGGCATCCAGAGAGAGACGTTTGACCCCTTTCAGGCCGTCCGCCAGCAGCGCGTTGGCGCGATCTTCCACCACTTTGGTGACGTTGGTGTCTGCCGGGCCACCGTTAGGCGGGTTGTATTTGATACCGCCATCTTCCGGCGGGTTATGCGACGGGGTAATGACGATGCCGTCCGCTTGCGCGCCGCCGTTTTTGTTGTGCACCAGGATAGCGTTAGAGATAGCAGGCGTTGGCGTGAAGCCGTTATTTTCCTGCACTACCACGTCCACGCCGTTGGCGGTCAGCACTTCCAGCACGGAGATAAACGCCGGTTCGGACAGCGCGTGCGTATCTTTCCCGACATAGCACGGCCCGGTAATGCCGTTTTTCGCACGTTCTTCGGCAATCGCCTGCGCGATGGCGAGAATGTGCGGCTCGTTGAAGCTGTGGCGGTCTGCGCTGCCACGGTGGCCGGACGTCCCGAATTTCACCGCATGTTCTGCGTTACCCACTTGCGGTTTCAACACGTAATACTGCGCAGTCAGCTGCGCGACGTTAATCAAATCGCCCTGTTGTGCAGGTTGCCCCGCACGCGGATGGTTAGCCATTGCCTGGTCCTTTCAATGCAAGGATTAAATTGTGCCGCAAACTTTTTCAATCAATTCCGCGGGGAACTGCATTGACTGCATGATGTGCTCGATCATGCTGCATTTACGACCCGTATTGGTGTTGGTGATGACCCAGTAAGGAGTATTCGGCACCTGTTTTGG
Coding sequences:
- the pgm gene encoding phosphoglucomutase (alpha-D-glucose-1,6-bisphosphate-dependent), which codes for MANHPRAGQPAQQGDLINVAQLTAQYYVLKPQVGNAEHAVKFGTSGHRGSADRHSFNEPHILAIAQAIAEERAKNGITGPCYVGKDTHALSEPAFISVLEVLTANGVDVVVQENNGFTPTPAISNAILVHNKNGGAQADGIVITPSHNPPEDGGIKYNPPNGGPADTNVTKVVEDRANALLADGLKGVKRLSLDAALASGHVTEKDLVQPFIEGLADIVDMAAIQKAGLTLGVDPLGGSGIEYWKRIAEHYKLNLTIVNDQVDQTFRFMHLDKDGAIRMDCSSECAMAGLLALRDKFDLAFANDPDYDRHGIVTPAGLMNPNHYLAVAINYLFQHRPQWGKEVAVGKTLVSSAMIDRVVNDLGRKLVEVPVGFKWFVDGLHDGSFGFGGEESAGASFLRFDGTPWSTDKDGIIMCLLAAEITAVTGKNPQQHYDELAARFGAPSYNRLQASASSAQKAALSKLSPEMVSADTLAGDPITARLTAAPGNGASIGGLKVMTDNGWFAARPSGTEDAYKIYCESFLGEEHRKLIEKEAVEIVSEVLKNA